gggagaactggacagcaacatgcagaaggttgaaactagaccactttctgacaccattcacaaaaataaactcaaaatggataaaggacctgaatgtgagacaggaaaccatccacaccctagaggagaaagcaggaaaagacctctctgacctcagccatagcaatctcttactcgacacatccccaaaggcaagggaattaaaagcaaaagtgaattcctgggaccttatgaagataaaaagcttctgcacagcaaaggaaaccaccaacaaatctaaaaggcaaccaacggaatgggaaaagatatttgcaaatgacatatcggacaaagggctagtatccaaaatctataaagagctcaccaaactccacacccaaaaaacaaataacccagtgaagaaatgggcagaaaacatgaatagacacttgtctaaagaagacatccggatggccaacaggcacatgaaaagatgttcaacgtcgctcctcatcagggaaatacaaatcaaaaccacactcagatatcacctcacgccagtcagagtggccaaaatgaacaaatcaggagactatagatgctggagaggatgtggagaaacaggaaccctcttgcactgttggtgggaatgcaaactggtgcagccgctctggaaagcagtgtggaggttcctcagaaaattaaaaatagacctaccctatgacccagcaatagcactgctaggaatttatccaagggatacaggagtactgatgcataggggcacttgtaccccaatgttcatagcagcactctcaacaatagccaaattatggaaagagcctaaatgtccatcaactgatgaatggataaagaaattgtggtttatatacacaatggagtactacagggcaatgagaaagaacgaaatatggccctttttagcaacgtggatggaactggagagtgtgatgctaagtgaaataagccatacagagaaagacagataccatatggtttcactcttatgtggatcctgagaaacttaacagaaacccatgggggaggggaaggaaaaaaaaaagaggttagagtgggagagagccaaagcataagagactcttaaaaactgagaagaaactgagggttgatggggggtgggagggaggggagggtgggtgatgggcattgaggagggcaccttgtgggatgagcactgggtgttgtatggaaatcaatttgacaattaatttcatatattgaaaaaaaaaagacactgaagtCATGCTCCCTTGGTTTAAATCCTAGTTCTAACAATTATTAGCTGTTACTTTATGCAAGTTACTCaaattctctaagcctcagtttattcatctgtgaaacagggataataatgGAATCAACCTCTTAGCATTAGTCTAGAGATTGAATGAGATAAGCCATTTGAAAACACTAAGCAGTCCCTGGCAAATAACACTTAATTGATACCAGAGATTAATAGTCCAAGTGATAGTGCTTCGACTAAATTGATGAccatatatttggaaataagtgaatggataTGAGACCTATTGTCAAGGTTTAAAACAGCAGGATGTAGTGATGAATTATATGTGAGAGATGAAGTAGAGAGTTTTCCATATATAACTCCTAGGTTTCTGTCAGAGCGGAGTGGATTCTGCTGCACTTTTCTAAGTTGGGGAAGATCTGCCTGGTACAGATTTCAGCTAtagaaatatttctctctctctttttatactATATAAggccaaataaaaaagaaaaaaaggtaagtatcatacaatataaaaagaaatatttagtaaAACTTTTAGATAAGTGAGAACCTTATgagatatataaaatgttatattcatACCACAATATAAAAAGTATGCAAAAGTCTTAAATGTGTATATTCTTTGTTCTCAAGGTCGAAGATTTTGAAAATGTCTATTGTACTATGTAAACGATAGTGAACaattaagattattatttttttcttacattaaagGTGTTTTGTAACCATTCCATCTGTTTCTCTAACAGaatagagcctgcttgatataCCAGGAAATGAAGAACTGAAGgagggtttatttttattctccttagAATTGAGGGTCTGCTCTTGGAGCCTTCAGACTCCATGGGGAAGTGGGATAATTGAGTGGACTTTATGAATCCTATATCAATGGCCAGATGGAGGGGCCCAACTCAATCTGTAGGCCCAACAATACAAGATTATCTGAATCGACCAAGGCCCACCTGGGAAGAAGTgaagaaacaattagaaaataaaaagaaaggctcCAAGGCATTAGcttaatttgaagaaaaaatgaatgggaattggaaaaaataattagaaaaaagcagagagaaattaataagtgaaaatgaaagttcatccaaacaaaaaagaaagaaagaaaaagaagaaatcttatcAGTATTCATCTTCTTCATCAAGCTCTGATTCTTCAAGCAGTTCAGATTCtgagaatgaggaaaagaaacaatgaaaaaaggaaaagaactgtTCATACAGGTCATCAGAAAGCTCTACATATGAATCTGAATCAGAAAGCAAGGaatctgtaaaaaagaaaagtcaaaggatgaaacagataaagaaaagtatattagaagactcagcaaaaaaagaaagaagacttagCCTGAAGATAAACCTTTCTCATTAGAATCCTCATCAGAATCAGATTATGAAGTGGAAGTTCAAGCAAAAAAGAAGAGACATGAAGAGTgagaaaaagcaacagaaaaagcaaagaagaagaaacatcaCAAGAAACatagtaagaagaagaaaaagaagtcaggtACAAGTCACAAGTCAGGATAACATAAAGAAGTaagattttcctatttaaaaaaacaagcactTAAGGAAACTTTAACTGTGAATGTTAGGGCATATTTACAAAAATGCATGAATTTCCCTGTGCTAATAGAATTATTCCTGGACTGAGTGTCAGTCATATGCCACTGTGCCAGAAAGGGCCATAATCATTGCCTGCagcacaaatatataattttgttagtTTGTGTGTTTTTCCTTCCATTGGTTAATTCTTCTGGGAGCTAAAACCCTGTTGTTCATACTAGTGGTTAAGACGTTTGGAattgaatttaaatgttttagatAATAATTTGACCCCCCGGAATGTATCTTATTTAAAAGTGTGTAATTTGGATacacatataaaatgtaattagaaaTATCTAGATGACTATAGTTGACATTTTTGAAGCATGGACTTAATGATATCTCTAAATCCTTACTTTTAAgtgccctgaatgatacattggatcagatggacttgacagatctatttagaactctgcatcccaaagcaacagaatatactttcttctcgagtgcacatggaacattctccaagatagatcatatactgggtcacaaaacagcccttcataagtatacaagaactgaaatcataccatgcacacttgcagaccacaatgctatgaagcttgaaatcaaccacaggaaaaagtctggaaaacctccaaaaacatggaggttaaagaacaccctactaaagaaggaatgggtcaaccaggcaattagagaagaaattaaaaaatatatggaaacaaacgaaaatgaaaatacaacaatccaaatgctttgggatgcagcgaaggcagtcctgagaggaaaatacattgcaatccaggcctatctcaaggaacaagaaaaatcccaaatacaaaatctaacagcacacctaaaggaaagagaagcagaatagcaaagacagcctaaacccagcagaagaagagaaataataaagatcagagcagaaataaacaatatagaatctaaaaaaacggtagagcagatcaacgaaaccaagagttggttttttgaaaaaataaacaaaattgataaacctctagccaggcttctgaaaaagaaaaggcagatgacccaaatagataaaatcatgaatgaaaatggaattattataaccaatccctcagagatacaagcaattatcagggaatactatgaatccttacttttgaaaattagtttattttacttcttaataAACTTTAGTTTACATGAGGAAAGGgcctgtggggggaaaaaagagtttgCTATAACTTTAGCTAGCTGAATAGTGTGTGCCTTTGATCTTTACACATCCTATCTTTGCCAGTGCAACAGCCATTCTATTCTTATTTGGTGAAATTCTGGGATGTTGTGTGC
This region of Acinonyx jubatus isolate Ajub_Pintada_27869175 chromosome X, VMU_Ajub_asm_v1.0, whole genome shotgun sequence genomic DNA includes:
- the FAM133A gene encoding LOW QUALITY PROTEIN: protein FAM133A (The sequence of the model RefSeq protein was modified relative to this genomic sequence to represent the inferred CDS: inserted 1 base in 1 codon; deleted 1 base in 1 codon; substituted 5 bases at 5 genomic stop codons); this encodes MNPISMARWRGPTQSVGPTIQDYLNRPRPTWEEVKKQLENKKKGSKALAXFEEKMNGNWKKXLEKSREKLISENESSSKKKERKKKKKSYQYSSSSSSSDSSSSSDSENEEKKQXKKEKNCSYRSSESSTYESESESKESXKKEKSKDETDKEKYIRRLSKKRKKTXPEDKPFSLESSSESDYEVEVQAKKKRHEEXEKATEKAKKKKHHKKHSKKKKKKSGTSHKSG